A DNA window from Thermodesulfatator atlanticus DSM 21156 contains the following coding sequences:
- the rplK gene encoding 50S ribosomal protein L11, which yields MAKKVIAVIKLQLPAGQANPSPPVGPALGQHGVNIMEFCKAFNAKTKGQEGMIIPAVITVYADRSFTFILKTPPASILLKKAAGIEKGASDPKRQKVGTVTRKQVEEIAKIKMPDLQAADLEAAMRTIEGTARSMGIEIVEG from the coding sequence AACTCCCAGCAGGGCAGGCTAATCCGTCTCCTCCAGTGGGGCCTGCGCTTGGTCAGCACGGTGTGAACATAATGGAATTTTGTAAGGCCTTTAATGCCAAGACAAAAGGCCAGGAAGGAATGATCATTCCCGCGGTTATTACGGTTTATGCTGACCGCTCTTTTACATTTATTTTGAAGACTCCGCCGGCATCTATTCTCCTCAAAAAGGCCGCTGGTATTGAAAAGGGGGCTTCAGACCCTAAAAGACAAAAAGTGGGTACGGTGACCAGAAAACAAGTCGAAGAGATCGCTAAAATAAAAATGCCAGATCTTCAGGCTGCTGATTTAGAGGCAGCTATGCGTACTATTGAAGGTACTGCCCGTAGTATGGGCATAGAAATAGTAGAGGGGTAG